A segment of the Akkermansia muciniphila genome:
CTATGATTCATCCCTGGCGGCCTACGCCATCGCCACGGAATCCGGCAAGGCGGGCCTCATCTCCGTCCATTCCGGGCTCAACATCCACGGCCAGGCGAACGCCCATGGCCCGGCCAAGGCCGGAACGGAAACCAGCCCGCTCTATCCCCTGACGGAAAGCGGCTCCGTTCCCGGCAGAATATCCCGCATAGCCTATGCGGACGCGGGGGAACGGAAAATCTTCACCGCGACCGCGGAGACGGAACAGGGTCCGCGCCTCCTGCTGATGACGCTGGAGGAATCCCGCTCCCTGCTCCATGAAGGGGAGCTGGCCCCATCCGGCTTCCATGACCTGACGGACCAGCTTGAAGGCCGCCCCGCCGCCATGCTGCCCGGAACCTCCGGAGACAGCCTCGTCATCGCCACGGATACGGACAAACTCCTTTACTTCTCCTATGATGAAGACCGGGAAACGTGGGTCAAGCGCCAAACCATTCCGTCCCCCCTGGGAAACGGAGAAAAAATGACCTCCGTCAACTGGCTCTTCGGAGACATGTCCCTGGTGATAGGCGGCGACAAGGGAAGCCTTAAAATTTTCAGCCTGTATCCCCACCCCCGCCCGGACGGTCCCGCCGTGCGCCTCTTCGGGCAGACCAGGCAGTTCCCCCCCCTGGACGGCCCGGTGCAGCATTACGCCGCCTCCGGCATCAACCGTTCCTTCCTGGTCTCCACCCCGCGGGAGCTCAGGCTCTGCTACGGAACCACGGCTGACGTCCGCTGGAGCAGCGACCCGCTGGAATTCACCCCCGTCCAGCTGGCGGCCAGCACGGAATTCAACTCCGCCATTGCCGTGGACGCCGGGGGGAAGGTCCACTTCTTCTCCATGGAAGACAGGCACCCGGAAGCAGGCTCCAAAGCCCTGGCCGGGAAAATCTGGTATGAAGGGTATGACTCCCCCAAATGGCTCTGGCAATCCGTGGGAGGCACGGACGACTATGAATCCAAGCTCTCCCTGATGCCCCTGGTCTTCGGCACGCTGAAAGGCACCCTGTACGCCCTCGTCTTCGCCGTTCCGGTAGCGGTCATGGCCGCCATTTACACGGCCCACTTCATGGCCCCTTCCGTCAAGCGGGTGGTAAAACCCGTCATGGAAATCATGGCGTCCCTGCCCTCCGTGGTGCTGGGCTTCTTCGGCGCGCTCTACCTGGCCCCCAGAATGGAGGACAAGGTGCCCGCCCTGCTCTGCATGGCCGTCCTCATTCCCGGCCTGGCGGCCCTGATCGCGTGGTTCTGGACCACGCGGCCCGCGGCCTGGCGCAACAAATTCAGCCGCGGCGTGGAATACATCGTCATGACACCCGTCATCCTGCTCTGCGCCTGGTTCTGCTGGGAATACCTGGGCTACTGGCTGGAACAGCCCCTCATCAGCCTCTGCCAAGGCGTCATGAACCTCTGGGGCGCGGGGGACTTCCAGGCCGCCAGCTTCGCGGACCTGTGGCGCAACGGCTTCGGCATGCCCTATGAACAGCGCAACTCCCTGGTGGTGGGGTTCATCATGGGCTTTGCCGTCATCCCGGTCATCTTCACCATCTCCGAGGACGCCCTGAGCAACGTCCCCCCCTCCCTCATCGCCGCCTCGGAAGCCCTGGGGGCCAGCCGCTGGCAGATGGTCCGCACCGTGGTGCTTCCGGTGGCCTCCGCGGGCATCTTCTCCGCCCTGATGATCGGCCTGGGCCGCGCGGTGGGGGAAACCATGATCGTGCTGATGGCCACGGGGAACACTCCCATCATGGACTGGAACATCTTCAACGGCATGCGCACCCTCTCCGCCAACATCGCCACGGAACTGCCGGAGGCGGCGCAGGACTCCACCCACTACCGCGTCCTCTTCCTGGGCGGCCTCATCCTCTTCTCCATGACGTTCATCCTGAACACCCTGGCGGAAATCGTGCGCCAGCGGCTCCGCAAACGCTTCAACGTCGTTTGAGACTTCCCCTTCCTCTTCCAATCCATCTTCCATGAAACAGGACTTCAGCCTTCCGCCCGCCCCCAAACGCCCCCTGGGGGAAGTCAACATCTGGCTCACCTCCATCGGGCTCTCCCTGGGCCTCATCATGATCTTCGGCCTGCTGGGCATCATCGTCTTCAACGGCCTGGAGGCTTTCTGGCCCAAAACCGTCCATGAACTGACGATCGCCCCCGCTTCACAGGGGGAAAAACCCCTTGTCCTGTACGCCGGCATCACGAAGGACCAGACGCGCCACATGCCCGCGGACCCCGCCCTCCCCGGCTCCATGGCGAAGGACGTGCGGGAATACCAGCTCTTCACCGGAAGCAAGGAAGCCTACGGGCAATCCTACCGCTACGTGGACGCGCACAACGTCACCGCCTCCTCCACCCCCAAGGGGCTCCTGTGCCTGGAACGCATGGAGGGAGGAAAAGCCCTGGTCAAACCGCTGGAGCTCAAGCTGGCCTCCGGAGAAACCGTCCCGGCCTCCTCCCCGGAATTCATGACGGCCTTCCGCCGCGCGCTGGACCGGGAAGCGGAGTTGCGGGACGACATCAAGGCCATTGACGCCAAAGACATCGGCGCCGTCAACACCCGGCTGGCGGACGCCAAGCTGGACATCAAGGCCATTGAACGCTCCTATGACATCCGGGAGGAAAACGGAAGGCGCACGGCCACGCCCAGGGAAAACCCCATCCTCACGGGCATGGATGACCCGGCGGGGGAACTGGACCGGCTCCGCGCCAGGGTGGAGCAGCTCAACGCGGAATATGCCCGGTACACCGCAGAGGCGAGCAGGCTGAGGGAACAGCAGGGCCGGGACACGCTCGTGTACGCCCTGGGAGACGGGAAGAGGAAGAAAACCGGCATGGACAAAATCGTTTACGGCTACCAGCCGAACGACCTGGGCTTCTTCGGCAAATGCGGCGTCTTCCTCCACAACCTGTACCACTTCATCATGGATGACCCGCGGGAGGCCAACACGGAAGGCGGCATCTTCCCCGCCATCTTCGGCACATTCATCATGACCCTGCTCATGAGCGCGCTGGTCACGCCCGTGGGGGTCATCGGCGCCATTTACCTGCGGGAATACGCCAGGCAGGGAGCCCTGGTGCAGGCCGTGCGCATCTGCGTGAACAACCTGGCGGGCGTGCCTTCCATCGTCTTCGGCGTCTTCGGCCTCGGCTTCTTCGTCTACTACCTGGGCGGAACGATTGACGAACTCTTCTACTGGAAAAAGCTGGCCGTGGACAACACGCCCACCTTCGGCACCTCCGGCATCCTGTGGGCCTCCCTCACGCTGGCCCTGATGACGCTGCCCGTCGTGATCGTCTCCACGGAAGAGGCCCTCTCCGCCGTCCCCCGCGGGCTGCGGGAGGCGGCCCTGGCCTGCGGAGCCTCCAAATGGCAGATGATCAAGCGCATCATCCTGCCCAGCGCCCTGCCGGGCGTCATGACCGGCCTCATCCTGGCCATGGCCCGCGGCGCCGGAGAGGTAGCCCCCCTCATGGTCACGGGCGTGGTGAAGCTGGCCCCTTCCCTGCCCATTGACGGGGAAGGCCCCTTCATCCACCTGGAGCGCAAATTCATGCACCTGGGCTTCCACATCTATGACGTGGGGTTCCAGTCCCCGGACTCGGACGCCGCCCAGCCCATGGTCTTCGCCACCACGCTGCTGCTCATCCTGCTGGTGGTGGTCATGAACCTCACGGCCATCCTCATCCGCAACCGCCTGCGTAAAAAATACGCGGCCTC
Coding sequences within it:
- a CDS encoding ABC transporter permease subunit; the protein is MSAKAPSPAPPKKPKPVPERFQVARTTLWFDRIMTKTIIGGGFTVIVAVFGILFFLLAVTIPLFQGADVEERQHLAPSVPVQGTWGLDPSGTLPFVYDNGKNVFFLDKATGNLNPAPVSLPDGETVCAHSYDSSLAAYAIATESGKAGLISVHSGLNIHGQANAHGPAKAGTETSPLYPLTESGSVPGRISRIAYADAGERKIFTATAETEQGPRLLLMTLEESRSLLHEGELAPSGFHDLTDQLEGRPAAMLPGTSGDSLVIATDTDKLLYFSYDEDRETWVKRQTIPSPLGNGEKMTSVNWLFGDMSLVIGGDKGSLKIFSLYPHPRPDGPAVRLFGQTRQFPPLDGPVQHYAASGINRSFLVSTPRELRLCYGTTADVRWSSDPLEFTPVQLAASTEFNSAIAVDAGGKVHFFSMEDRHPEAGSKALAGKIWYEGYDSPKWLWQSVGGTDDYESKLSLMPLVFGTLKGTLYALVFAVPVAVMAAIYTAHFMAPSVKRVVKPVMEIMASLPSVVLGFFGALYLAPRMEDKVPALLCMAVLIPGLAALIAWFWTTRPAAWRNKFSRGVEYIVMTPVILLCAWFCWEYLGYWLEQPLISLCQGVMNLWGAGDFQAASFADLWRNGFGMPYEQRNSLVVGFIMGFAVIPVIFTISEDALSNVPPSLIAASEALGASRWQMVRTVVLPVASAGIFSALMIGLGRAVGETMIVLMATGNTPIMDWNIFNGMRTLSANIATELPEAAQDSTHYRVLFLGGLILFSMTFILNTLAEIVRQRLRKRFNVV
- the pstA gene encoding phosphate ABC transporter permease PstA; protein product: MKQDFSLPPAPKRPLGEVNIWLTSIGLSLGLIMIFGLLGIIVFNGLEAFWPKTVHELTIAPASQGEKPLVLYAGITKDQTRHMPADPALPGSMAKDVREYQLFTGSKEAYGQSYRYVDAHNVTASSTPKGLLCLERMEGGKALVKPLELKLASGETVPASSPEFMTAFRRALDREAELRDDIKAIDAKDIGAVNTRLADAKLDIKAIERSYDIREENGRRTATPRENPILTGMDDPAGELDRLRARVEQLNAEYARYTAEASRLREQQGRDTLVYALGDGKRKKTGMDKIVYGYQPNDLGFFGKCGVFLHNLYHFIMDDPREANTEGGIFPAIFGTFIMTLLMSALVTPVGVIGAIYLREYARQGALVQAVRICVNNLAGVPSIVFGVFGLGFFVYYLGGTIDELFYWKKLAVDNTPTFGTSGILWASLTLALMTLPVVIVSTEEALSAVPRGLREAALACGASKWQMIKRIILPSALPGVMTGLILAMARGAGEVAPLMVTGVVKLAPSLPIDGEGPFIHLERKFMHLGFHIYDVGFQSPDSDAAQPMVFATTLLLILLVVVMNLTAILIRNRLRKKYAASSF